The genomic region GCGAGATGTGGCGATCGCCGCCGGAATTTTCTTTGCCTGTTTGTTGAGTTTGACTTATCTGAGTCGGGCGATCGATGTCAAATGGGCGTGGACGTTGCTCACTCCGGTGTTTTTGGGGTTGGTGTGGGGACTCGGTTCTAACCGTCAGGCGTCTTTGGGGGCGATCGTGGCGACGATCGCCGGAGGGGTGTTACCCATTTGGGGGCTGATCGTCACTTATAGCGGTCTGACGTTGAGTTTGGCGGGTTTGCTCTCGGTCGCCTGGTTGAGCGTCCGCCAGTGGTACGGTTGGTCGGTGGTGGGGGGCGATCGCCCGTCTGCCAGATCGAGTCTCGGGGGATGAGAATGGCTCAACCCGTCGGGAGGCGATCGGCCTGGGAAACCGGGGCGATCGCCTTTCCATCAATCGTTGAGTGCATCTTTGAGGGCGGTTCGCGCCGCCAGGTGGGAGCGCGTCGAACTGAGAATTTCGGCTTCGCGTTCCAGGCGCGCTGCCGTATCTTGCATTTCTAAAAGGGTTTGCTGTTCGGCGGCGACCCCAGCTAAGTTGCTCGCCACCCAGTAGGACAGTTCGGTGGGTAAGGTGGGGACGTCCTCGGGTAATTCGATCTTTTGATCCATTAATTTTGCCGACAGGTGGACTACATCGCGCAACAGTCGGTCTACTTCGGCGGCGAGGGGGCGTAAATCCCGTTCGGGGGGTCGATCTTCGATCCATTCGACCAAACCGACGAGATAGGGCTTTTCGCGCACGTATTCGAGCACTCTAAACCGTTGTTGTCCGAGGGTGAGCATTTTCATGCGATCGTCGGGCAACCGTTGGTATTGAAGGATTTCGGCACAAGAACCGACGCTGGCGGGCTGACCTTTGACAGGATCCCACATGACGACCCCGAAACGGCGATCGCTCTCCAGAATCGTGTTCATCATGATTCGGTAGCGAAATTCAAAGATGTGGAGAGGTAAGGGTCGGCTGGGAAAGAGAACGACCTCGGGTAAAGGAAATAGGGGAAGTTCTCGAACGGCGATCGATGAGGAGGATGGCATTGTCCCTCAGTTAAAACGGTAACTGCGCTTCTTTTCTTACTCTAGCGGATTTTACCGAGGGAATCACCCCGAAAGTCGTGGCGGGTTGGAATCGTGTTTTGATATTATGAATAATTAACAGGTTTTTTCGGGTGTACAGATCGAGGCCGAGTGAAGCTCTTATGCCTCTATCCGTCCCCAATCCCACCGCCAGATCGAAGCGGCAATAGAATCATTTAAACAATGAGAGGTTTAGAGAACCCGGCGATCGAGACCGGAGCTAAAACGAATAAAAAGCCAAGTAAAGCACGGTATTTTCCCGTGTTTACTCAGCTTTCCCCATCTTGAAAAATCAATTGAAAAGAATAAGGGATCGAGCCAACTTGTTTAGAGTTTGACTTCGATATCTACCCCAGCAGGTAAATCTAATTTCATCAGCGCGTCGATCGTTTTCGAGGACGGTTGATAAATATCGATGATGCGTCGGTGGGTACGGGTTTCAAAATGTTCGCGCGAGTCCTTATCGACGTGAGGAGAACGCAGCAAGCAATAAATGCGTCGCTTGGTCGGTAAGGGAATCGGACCGATCGCCGTGGCGTTAGTGCGATTGGCAGTTTCCACGATCTTCTCGCAAGACGTATCGAGTAAGCGGCGATCGAAAGCTTTCAAACGGATGCGAATTTTTTGCTGCTGTAGGGTAGCCATGAGAATTGCTCTTTATCTCTCTTAAGTTGTCCAGGTTCGGATGAATGAGACTGGTTGCTTCCCTGAAAGAACAACCAGACAAATGAGGAGAGCAGAAAAGCTCGATTTTGTCAAGAGGCTTTTCTGCTCCCCAAAAATCCTCAGCGCGTCAATCTACACGAGGATTTTGGAAACGACGCCAGCGCCGACGGTGCGACCACCTTCACGGATGGCGAAACGCATTCCTTGTTCGATGGCGATCGGGTTGATCAATTCGACAGTCATTTTGACGCGGTCTCCCGGCATCACCATTTCCGCCGGACTGCCATCGTCAGCCGTGAACGCATCGATCGTTCCCGTCACGTCGGTCGTCCGCACGTAGAACTGAGGACGGTAACCGGGGAAGAAAGGAGTGTGACGACCGCCTTCTTCTTTCTTGAGAACGTAAACCTCAGACTCGAACTTGGTGTGAGGGGTGAT from Oxynema aestuarii AP17 harbors:
- the rpsJ gene encoding 30S ribosomal protein S10, which codes for MATLQQQKIRIRLKAFDRRLLDTSCEKIVETANRTNATAIGPIPLPTKRRIYCLLRSPHVDKDSREHFETRTHRRIIDIYQPSSKTIDALMKLDLPAGVDIEVKL
- a CDS encoding LON peptidase substrate-binding domain-containing protein; amino-acid sequence: MPSSSSIAVRELPLFPLPEVVLFPSRPLPLHIFEFRYRIMMNTILESDRRFGVVMWDPVKGQPASVGSCAEILQYQRLPDDRMKMLTLGQQRFRVLEYVREKPYLVGLVEWIEDRPPERDLRPLAAEVDRLLRDVVHLSAKLMDQKIELPEDVPTLPTELSYWVASNLAGVAAEQQTLLEMQDTAARLEREAEILSSTRSHLAARTALKDALND